One window of Novipirellula aureliae genomic DNA carries:
- a CDS encoding serine hydroxymethyltransferase, translated as MSFLQTQDPEIWDAIEAEATRQQDGLEMIASENYTSPAIMQATGSVLTNKYAEGYPGRRYYGGCEHVDVVETLAIERAKALFGAEAANVQPHSGSQANAAVYMACLEVGDTVLGLDLAQGGHLTHGMKLNMSGRLYDFHHYGVDPKTHRLDFDQIAKLAREQKPKLIVAGASAYPREIPHARFAEIAEEVGAKLLVDMAHYAGLVAAGQHNSPVPYADYVTTTTHKTLRGPRSGLILCKNEHLKLVNRNVFPGNQGGPLMHVIAGKAVCFAEAMTDDFKAYGKAVVENAKCLADTLMTAGLPLVSGGTDNHLMLVDVTAVDLGGKRAEAVLGQCGITVNMNMIPFDTRKPMDPSGIRIGTPALTTRGMGVDEMKRVGNWIYEGLSKPDDKSLHESIHNEIREMCKSFPVPAERELV; from the coding sequence CCACGCGTCAGCAGGACGGACTCGAAATGATCGCCAGCGAGAACTACACGTCTCCAGCGATCATGCAAGCTACCGGAAGCGTGCTGACCAATAAATATGCGGAAGGTTATCCAGGACGCCGCTATTATGGCGGATGCGAGCATGTTGATGTGGTCGAGACTTTGGCAATCGAGCGTGCCAAGGCGTTGTTTGGAGCCGAAGCGGCAAACGTGCAGCCGCATAGTGGTTCCCAGGCCAATGCGGCGGTTTACATGGCGTGCCTCGAAGTCGGCGATACCGTGCTCGGGTTGGATCTGGCCCAAGGTGGCCACTTGACCCACGGCATGAAGCTAAACATGAGTGGCCGGCTCTACGACTTTCATCATTATGGGGTCGACCCCAAGACACATCGACTTGATTTCGACCAGATTGCGAAATTGGCACGAGAGCAGAAACCGAAATTAATCGTTGCTGGTGCGAGTGCTTATCCGCGTGAAATTCCACACGCGCGGTTTGCTGAAATCGCGGAAGAGGTCGGTGCCAAATTGCTCGTCGATATGGCTCATTATGCCGGACTGGTTGCAGCGGGTCAGCACAACAGCCCGGTGCCGTATGCCGATTATGTCACCACCACGACTCATAAAACGCTGCGTGGCCCCCGAAGTGGGTTGATACTTTGCAAGAACGAGCATTTGAAGTTGGTCAATCGCAATGTATTCCCAGGCAATCAGGGCGGTCCTCTGATGCATGTGATTGCTGGGAAAGCGGTTTGTTTTGCCGAGGCGATGACCGATGACTTCAAGGCTTATGGGAAAGCAGTCGTCGAAAATGCAAAATGTTTGGCCGACACGTTGATGACAGCCGGGCTGCCGCTCGTTAGTGGCGGAACCGACAATCACTTGATGCTTGTCGATGTGACGGCGGTCGACCTTGGCGGTAAGAGGGCGGAAGCGGTTCTCGGCCAGTGCGGTATCACGGTCAATATGAACATGATTCCGTTCGACACTCGCAAGCCAATGGATCCATCGGGTATTCGTATCGGTACACCTGCCTTGACAACGCGAGGGATGGGAGTCGATGAAATGAAGCGAGTTGGGAATTGGATTTACGAGGGACTATCGAAACCAGATGACAAGTCGCTGCATGAATCGATTCACAATGAGATTCGCGAGATGTGCAAGAGTTTCCCCGTCCCTGCCGAACGAGAATTGGTCTAA
- a CDS encoding PIN/TRAM domain-containing protein: MALIILRCVFLLFAGGVSTFIISSLPDNSPVSMPYLVFAGIMALAGAVLIADIAVPRKRIDTVTAVYFGVLVGVLLTYILWIAAAPLIDQSFNGRGVQLVIGMLMCYTCTSLLLQTKDDFRFLIPYVEFVREVKGFKPLVLDTSVVIDGRIADLVGTGVFDNQLIMPRFALSELQAIADSSDKLRRTRGRRGLDVLNRMRADQAVDLVIFDRELPELAGQTVDLKLVLLAKHLDGKVVTGDFNLNKVAKLHNVPVINLNEISNSLRPVYLPDEVFHIKVIKAGEGPEQGIGYLDDGTMVVIEGARHRIGQDLDVRVTSTLQTNAGKMIFAKYDNR, encoded by the coding sequence ATGGCCTTAATCATACTTCGCTGCGTCTTCTTGCTATTTGCTGGAGGCGTTTCCACGTTCATCATCTCTAGCCTTCCCGACAATTCGCCTGTGTCGATGCCGTATTTGGTGTTCGCTGGCATCATGGCATTAGCCGGTGCGGTGTTGATTGCCGACATCGCTGTTCCCCGCAAGCGGATCGATACCGTCACGGCAGTCTATTTTGGCGTACTCGTCGGGGTACTTCTCACCTATATCTTGTGGATTGCCGCAGCTCCTTTGATTGACCAATCGTTCAATGGGCGTGGCGTCCAGTTGGTGATCGGGATGTTGATGTGTTACACCTGCACGAGCCTGTTGCTTCAAACCAAAGACGATTTCCGCTTCCTCATTCCGTACGTGGAATTTGTGCGTGAAGTAAAAGGTTTCAAACCGTTGGTTTTGGATACGAGTGTCGTGATCGACGGACGTATCGCCGACCTCGTCGGCACGGGCGTCTTTGACAACCAACTCATCATGCCTCGCTTTGCATTGTCCGAATTGCAGGCGATTGCGGACAGCAGCGACAAACTGCGACGCACCCGCGGACGTCGCGGCCTTGATGTTCTCAATCGAATGCGTGCCGATCAAGCGGTTGACTTGGTGATCTTTGATCGCGAATTGCCTGAGCTTGCTGGGCAAACGGTTGACTTAAAACTTGTCTTGCTCGCCAAACATCTCGATGGAAAAGTGGTCACCGGTGACTTCAACTTGAATAAGGTCGCGAAACTGCATAACGTGCCGGTTATCAACCTCAACGAAATCAGCAATTCACTTCGACCGGTTTATCTGCCCGACGAAGTGTTCCACATCAAGGTCATCAAAGCAGGGGAAGGGCCTGAGCAAGGAATCGGATATCTCGATGACGGCACAATGGTCGTGATCGAAGGAGCGAGACACCGTATCGGCCAAGATTTGGACGTGCGTGTGACGAGTACCTTGCAAACCAACGCGGGCAAAATGATTTTTGCCAAGTACGACAATCGGTAG
- the sucD gene encoding succinate--CoA ligase subunit alpha produces the protein MSILVDGNTKVICQGITGKAGTFHSLGCREYGTQLVGGVTPGKGGQKVDGIPVFDTVEEAVKETGANASMIFVPPAFTADAILEAVDSGIEVIAAITEFVPVIDMVHVYEKVRESNSVLIGPNCPGLITPGGCKIGIMPGYIHKVGKVGVMSRSGTLTYEAVWQTSSLNLGQSTCVGLGGDPIVGTNFIDLLKRFEADDQTEAILMIGEIGGSAEEEAAAFVKEHITKPVASFIAGRTAPPGKRMGHAGAIISGGKGTATEKVAALEDAGIVVAPTPADMGQAVIDAIAQHS, from the coding sequence ATGAGTATTCTGGTTGACGGCAATACGAAAGTCATTTGCCAAGGCATTACCGGTAAAGCAGGAACTTTTCACAGTCTGGGGTGCCGCGAATACGGCACTCAGTTGGTTGGCGGCGTGACGCCGGGCAAGGGTGGTCAAAAGGTCGATGGCATTCCAGTGTTTGACACCGTTGAAGAAGCGGTGAAGGAGACCGGAGCCAATGCGTCGATGATCTTCGTCCCACCCGCATTCACGGCGGATGCAATTCTCGAAGCGGTCGATTCCGGAATCGAGGTGATTGCTGCCATCACCGAATTCGTTCCCGTCATTGACATGGTTCACGTCTACGAGAAAGTTCGTGAGAGCAATTCGGTTTTGATTGGGCCTAACTGTCCCGGTTTGATCACGCCCGGCGGTTGTAAGATTGGCATCATGCCTGGATACATTCACAAAGTCGGCAAGGTCGGCGTGATGAGCCGAAGTGGAACGTTGACCTACGAAGCGGTTTGGCAAACCAGTAGCCTGAACCTTGGGCAGAGTACTTGTGTTGGCCTCGGCGGCGATCCAATCGTCGGCACGAACTTTATCGATCTGTTGAAACGGTTCGAAGCTGACGATCAAACCGAAGCGATTTTGATGATTGGGGAGATTGGCGGATCGGCTGAAGAGGAAGCTGCCGCGTTTGTCAAAGAGCACATCACCAAGCCAGTCGCTTCGTTCATAGCCGGTCGAACCGCCCCACCCGGAAAACGGATGGGGCACGCCGGTGCAATCATTAGTGGAGGCAAGGGAACGGCTACGGAGAAGGTTGCCGCCCTCGAAGATGCTGGTATTGTCGTCGCACCGACTCCAGCTGACATGGGGCAAGCGGTGATCGATGCGATCGCCCAGCATTCTTAA
- the sucC gene encoding ADP-forming succinate--CoA ligase subunit beta, translating into MKIHEFQGKQLFRQAGVPVLDGFVARTADEAAAAYNKLGGSIAVVKAQIHAGGRGKGTVIDNPSQRGVVLVKSADEARAAAAALLNKKLVTIQTGPQGSTVKRVFIEAGCDIARELYLGIVIDRATCLPVLMASTEGGVEIESVAEKTPELIFKEYFDPAYGFYGYQVRKLCKRLGISGDAAKSANKFFTSICRFFVDYDCSMAEINPLVITGDGKMVALDAKITFDDNALFRHKELLELRDWSEEEPSEVRASDAGLSYVKLEGNIGCLVNGAGLAMSTMDIIKYHGGQPANFLDVGGGANAQQVTEAFRILLSDPNCKGVLVNIFGGIARCTTIAAALIEASKTVGFTVPLVVRLEGTEVEEGRKMLAESDVNIISATDINDAAKKIVAAVK; encoded by the coding sequence ATGAAAATTCACGAATTTCAAGGGAAACAATTATTTCGCCAAGCTGGGGTTCCAGTTTTAGACGGGTTTGTCGCTCGGACCGCTGACGAAGCGGCGGCGGCGTACAACAAACTGGGCGGTTCCATTGCGGTTGTAAAAGCTCAGATTCACGCGGGCGGTCGCGGCAAAGGGACGGTCATCGACAATCCTTCCCAACGAGGGGTTGTGCTCGTCAAATCGGCTGACGAGGCACGAGCGGCTGCTGCGGCACTTCTCAATAAAAAACTAGTAACCATTCAAACGGGGCCGCAGGGTAGCACTGTCAAACGAGTCTTCATCGAAGCGGGTTGTGACATTGCACGCGAATTGTATCTCGGCATCGTAATTGATCGTGCGACTTGCTTGCCGGTCTTGATGGCCAGCACCGAGGGGGGCGTTGAGATTGAGTCCGTCGCTGAAAAGACGCCCGAATTAATCTTCAAAGAGTACTTTGATCCTGCTTATGGTTTCTATGGTTATCAAGTTCGCAAGCTATGCAAGCGACTGGGGATATCGGGCGATGCCGCGAAATCGGCGAACAAATTCTTCACGTCGATCTGTCGTTTCTTCGTCGATTACGATTGCTCCATGGCTGAGATCAATCCCCTTGTGATCACGGGCGACGGGAAGATGGTCGCGCTCGATGCAAAAATCACGTTTGACGATAACGCTTTATTCCGACACAAGGAATTGTTAGAACTTCGCGATTGGTCCGAAGAAGAACCGAGTGAAGTGCGAGCCAGTGATGCGGGCTTGAGCTACGTGAAACTGGAAGGCAACATCGGATGTCTCGTCAACGGAGCGGGTTTGGCGATGTCGACAATGGACATTATTAAATATCACGGTGGCCAACCGGCAAACTTTCTGGACGTCGGTGGTGGAGCGAATGCTCAGCAAGTGACCGAAGCGTTCCGCATCTTGTTGTCGGACCCCAATTGCAAGGGTGTTTTGGTCAACATCTTTGGTGGAATCGCACGCTGCACCACGATCGCGGCGGCCTTGATCGAAGCGAGCAAGACCGTCGGATTTACGGTGCCGTTGGTTGTCCGGCTAGAAGGCACCGAAGTCGAAGAGGGTCGAAAAATGTTGGCCGAAAGCGATGTCAACATCATCAGCGCGACCGACATCAACGATGCTGCGAAGAAGATTGTTGCAGCTGTCAAATAA
- a CDS encoding response regulator — protein MNRILIADDNVANRELLEAYLANVDCEIETSVDGQDTLDKAETFKPDLILLDVMMPKLSGFEVCKKIKEDSNGRRVMILMVTALNELGDVDRAVAAGTDDFMSKPVNKVELLKRVENMLKWKDMTDENERLRRYIQEMEDQSGR, from the coding sequence ATGAACCGCATCCTGATTGCTGATGACAATGTCGCCAATCGAGAATTACTTGAAGCTTATCTTGCCAATGTCGACTGCGAAATAGAGACGTCGGTGGATGGTCAAGACACACTCGATAAGGCGGAGACGTTTAAGCCGGATTTGATTTTGCTTGACGTGATGATGCCGAAGTTAAGCGGTTTCGAAGTTTGTAAAAAGATCAAGGAAGACTCGAATGGCCGACGGGTGATGATTTTGATGGTCACCGCGTTAAACGAACTTGGGGATGTCGACCGAGCGGTTGCCGCAGGAACCGATGACTTCATGAGCAAACCGGTCAACAAGGTCGAACTCCTTAAGCGTGTTGAAAACATGCTCAAATGGAAAGACATGACCGACGAAAACGAGCGGCTAAGACGCTACATCCAAGAGATGGAAGACCAGTCGGGCCGGTAG